A single window of Brachyhypopomus gauderio isolate BG-103 unplaced genomic scaffold, BGAUD_0.2 sc153, whole genome shotgun sequence DNA harbors:
- the hccsb gene encoding LOW QUALITY PROTEIN: holocytochrome c-type synthase (The sequence of the model RefSeq protein was modified relative to this genomic sequence to represent the inferred CDS: deleted 1 base in 1 codon) has translation MGASLSSPAATVTAEVVTVPGQPAAGGPPQDCPMHQKHHMAAPPSECPMHQAGSPATPPAGPGHQERAYEFVECPVRAAEGGVPRPTDIDPTNMMPPPNQQPAAGQPFPLSVTREESKIPRAGTDQNWVYPSAQMFWNAMLRKGWRWKDDNLSPNDMTNIIRIHNRNNEQAWEEILKWEALHAGECPCGPSLKRFGGKAKDFSPRARIRHWMGYELPFDRHDWIVDRCGKEVRYVIDYYEGDLDKDTYQFSILDVRPALDSLGAVWDRVKVAWWRWSS, from the exons ATGGGTGCTTCACTCTCCAGCCCTGCTGCCACTGTCACAGCGGAGGTGGTGACGGTACCC GGTCAGCCTGCTGCCGGCGGCCCACCACAGGACTGCCCCATGCACCAGAAACACCACATGG CAGCCCCTCCATCGGAGTGCCCTATGCATCAGGCTGGGAGTCCAGCCACACCCCCTGCTGGGCCGGGACACCAAGAGCGGGCGTATGAGTTTGTGGAGTGTCCGGTGAGGGCTGCAGAAGGAGGTGTGCCGAGACCGACTGACATCGATCCAACAAACATG ATGCCACCACCCAATCAGCAGCCGGCCGCTGGACAACCTTTCCCACTGTCCGTTACCAGAGAGGAGTCCAAAATCCCCAGAGCTGGGACAGATCAAAACTGGGTCTATCCCTCAGCACAAATGTTCTGGAACGCCATGCTGAGGAAGGG GTGGCGTTGGAAGGATGATAACCTTTCACCAAACGACATGACCAATATCATCAGAATTCACAACCGCAATAATGAGCAGGCGTGGGAGGAGATTCTGAAGTGGGAGGCCCTGCATGCAGG TGAATGTCCGTGTGGTCCATCCTTGAAACGGTTTGGAGGTAAAGCAAAGGACTTTTCACCCAGGGCCCGTATCCGTCATTGGATGGG GTATGAATTGCCCTTTGACCGTCATGACTGGATTGTAGATCGTTGTGGAAAAGAAGTTCGATATGTAATCGACTACTATGAAGGAGACCTCGACAAAGACACTTATCAGTTCTCCATCTTAGACGTGCGTCCGGCTCTGGACTCTCTTGGAGCAGTGTGGGATCGAGTGAAGGTGGCCTGGTGGCGCTGGTCGTCTTAA